A genomic stretch from Ictalurus punctatus breed USDA103 chromosome 2, Coco_2.0, whole genome shotgun sequence includes:
- the zgc:66474 gene encoding uncharacterized protein zgc:66474 isoform X3: protein MTKLQLLHRALNERLMAAVEQIMEMVGGTVLEYEEETVRARKENEILRRRLRWMEGENPTDWPDPAAFPVPGEASLTDTLALESLIIKTEPIDSSDFQLYGPDASLTASVCTGNMEMVYPGTSAPVDAGIPDGMVWDSAQSYMAPLDFDPTLSTMARNRSQRRSFACPDCGKVFGREQRLMFHMRVHSDERPYTYRRRKTCFYGDKKRKKKLRGLSKTSREFIEDLSDSSEQTEHSTGSANVGISTSAGPTAPEVEPSEASDEASEHTSSSKLSETSAARPVGLKAKQGREKAKTAQCLQCNRAFTNLSRLAVHMKTHRKPLPSQDEQNIQGDSDRTDSGSQHLAKTIRNNDTEVEKAKAIGQRLFQCPECKKIFARSCWLTFHLKSHERERKRQKKKQLQNNSLKDVPQVSEEPKKEVATESSKVQVLKKIFACPYCDKVFAREGWLGPHIRSHTAKKQKSDIISDAILPNSTKRRTRRVDTQPSIETGNEQKKISEQSLGETENSEIVDEQPKNETSVSQNITMESITNPETQVIISNSSEDISIEPESISNETETVSNKITEESTPVPEESSEQKGGVKKSKKRFPCRECGKVYLLAGWLRTHKKMHKKERILEEHRRQLMMLKEIGPNDNEDGGQSLVETNVVEKKQRKKKKTLGLQESLDDKKKKKSQLTNAVLLKTMDNSSDVQTAADKSKKPGGATRGQCVCKDCGKVYARKNWLSLHMLGHRKALMALPQKANDEAPNNDGQTTQEGSSTENSKGQKGKDGGKASFPCPFCDKVFPRAMRLMVHMQIHSGEKPYSYRQRKEQFYTDPTRPRVPDTAKQEPAVEGNDEKGKDGENEVTRSQTSAVSQDHASATEPMETVQPQSVCTGRKFSLLPLQSSGAATIHSTALTRTDSKSDSNFSLQPRIVLDPVIAESSHSTSSEGGEFKPVIVETSDIQLHQMPDLETNYAATGGQVKSHLPQTPLENSNTYVIQNPLAETDHPDIVCVKVGSVHKYHENTSSSEKLLVSIGDQQTSESPELRKSEICKRKGQVESRDCSLFDVKQHKVRGDPELVEMDIQSQQSGSQIHTHEKSRFLDIVTTKNIPPHSEYLKRGTDQTCISVRRSTDIALTTVPEFVLTESSSSAIHQVSRTESGYMILSDVSDDDDDDDDEWAIVSNNPDEKKEKKALKISTPLPEGLADAGSVPSSSHKASDSDSDVAFMLEKTGEQNFPDGTLTNRDEMAATSVQQTNEPSSTGQKRWFTCLACGLTFAGEASLTQHMKVHSVSAGTYQKSNAFKSLKKRVKNNETKIKQQVVQVQTSEVCSADSTDNSEISGKSDSTLINVNTAKLSGSCPDIGATSQSSRAASKTVDRKSKKGKRILRCYYCGKACEKIELHLMHDHPKEPKVIEALHFSNTLEERKRLLSLLCSSKKKKHYYTTRNKKEEDLVHCIFCQGYYQRNQFWKHALICEQKQPKEFIVTEPGSSTELPNTSLRSWPSLAQKTFDPESGNLISTVKQATPESVNRSLPKAEHHTTHYVYSVSPVSETGSTEVNAIPDHGSESLSILYTGNSSAMMTLDSECSEPLILDSLHNALEFQESCPCTVQETPPLGTKGISEKVHQSTLEPENGLDTVLPTHTPVLSSSYLLDTGSTNLQQNTDQDCQSSSKHTLDCSGKHVTPQESVSRSHTVKSDWTIIPTAVSVDLEQNLGSATEPERTAITMPELASETAARNNPHSESINCLVANFFSSDAQKNANPETGDISFQVFGNDEHRAPDIESHYLLIPNHIPREKKQTTGPEIYSAATKQFDSEGHIRDDTEEGGKCTGQDSDLKPLGLNSTTTVKWKWDSPSRDTKRRRQSDHLQQTSTEERKTSPVTSQAPEMKRCLQISDVWNSLKKSKGKAKLKLKKKHYCLYCKKPSLRMTQHLLSAHAREPEVAKALSYDKKAKERKQLLDLLQSKGNLLHKDMGRSIPLSEALLPTNQASSPNSNRSCTSKQETPNPESVSTPVSDTRHCTTQLYADPESTGSPCQDLGLVGEQLLADLESQSDLAPDISMVRHDHVHNNPTCSSPAYDQTETSKSEHKKTDAEQSSQNGHTLENRRRSSRIQARPMRVKDNSSDKVARRARSSKLHVCQHCSATFCSSYNLRRHEYTHTDERPYWCSQCNIGFIQKYRYRNHRITHHGERQSCKYKNPSKRCKIRSHSGEKPVENELHQQLDDSTAATSELSSNAEERPDLTDKDTGSLRMVHDE, encoded by the exons ATGACCAAGTTGCAGCTCTTGCACCGTGCTCTAAACGAGCGGCTGATGGCGGCGGTGGAGCAGATCATGGAGATGGTGGGCGGCACGGTGCTGGAGTATGAAGAGGAGACGGTGAGAGCGCGCAAAGAGAACGAGATCCTCAGACGGAGGCTCCGGTGGATGGAGGGAGAAAATCCGACCGACTGGCCAG ATCCCGCTGCTTTCCCTGTCCCAGGTGAGGCCAGCCTGACAGACACACTAGCACTAGAGTCCCTAATTATCAAAACGGAGCCCATTGACTCCTCAGATTTCCAGTTATATGGACCTGATGCAAGTCTCACAGCATCGGTATGCACTGGCAATATGGAAATGGTTTATCCTGGTACCAGTGCTCCTGTTGATGCTGGCATTCCTGACGGTATGGTATGGGACTCGGCACAAAGCTATATGGCTCCTCTAGACTTTGACCCCACTCTGTCCACCATGGCAAGGAACAGGAGTCAGAGGAGGTCCTTTGCCTGCCCAGACTGTGGGAAAGTCTTCGGGAGGGAGCAGAGACTGATGTTCCACATGCGTGTCCACTCTGACGAGAGGCCCTATACATACCGCAGGCGTAAAACATGCTTTTATGGGGACAAGAAACGGAAGAAGAAATTACGAGGCCTTTCCAAG ACATCAAGAGAGTTCATAGAGGACCTGTCTGACTCTTCAGAGCAGACAGAGCACAGTACTGGATCAGCTAACGTCGGTATCTCAACAAGTGCTGGCCCCACAGCTCCAGAAGTAGAGCCAAGCGAGGCATCAGATGAAGCCAGTGAACACACCAGCAGCAGCAAGCTCTCTGAGACCAGTGCAGCCAGACCTGTAGGCCTTAAAGCTAAGCAAGGAAGAGAAAAGGCCAAGACAGCTCAGTGCCTGCAGTGTAACAGAGCCTTCACTAATTTATCACGGCTGGCAGTTCACATGAAGACCCACAGAAAGCCACTTCCCAGCCAAGATGAACAGAATATACAGGGTGACTCTGACAGAACAGACAGTGGATCACAACATCTTGCAAAG ACAATAAGGAACAACGACACTGAGGTGGAGAAGGCAAAAGCAATAGGTCAGAGGCTGTTTCAGTGCCCCGAGTGCAAGAAGATCTTTGCTCGCTCCTGTTGGCTCACCTTCCACTTGAAGTCACATGAACGAGAACGTAAGCGGCAGAAAAAGAAGCAGCTTCAAAATAACAGCCTGAAGGACGTCCCCCAGGTCTCAGAAGAG CCGAAGAAAGAGGTAGCTACTGAAAGCAGCAAAGTTCAAGTACTAAAGAAAATCTTTGCTTGCCCGTACTGCGATAAGGTTTTTGCTCGTGAAGGGTGGCTTGGACCACATATTCGGAGTCATACtgctaaaaaacaaaagagtgaCATTATTTCCGACGCCATCTTGCCTAATTCTACTAAGAGAAGGACTCGGCGTGTCGATACCCAG CCATCAATAGAAACTGGCAACGAGCAAAAGAAAATCTCTGAACAGTCATTAGGAGAAACTGAAAATTCTGAAATAGTCGACGAACAACCAAAAAATGAGACTTCTGTGTCTCAAAACATCACCATGGAGTCAATAACAAACCCAGAAACCCAAGTAATAATCAGTAATAGCTCTGAAGATATCAGTATTGAACCTGAAAGTATCAGtaatgaaactgaaacagtctcAAACAAAATCACAGAGGAATCGactccagtccctgaggaatCTTCCGAACAAAAAGGAGGAGTCAAAAAATCAAAAAAGAGATTCCCATGTCGAGAGTGCGGCAAAGTTTATTTGCTGGCCGGTTGGTTGAGGACCCACAAGAAGATgcataaaaaagagagaattcTGGAGGAGCACAGGAGACAGCTAATGATGTTGAAAGAGATTGGACCAAATGACAACGAAGATGGAGGACAGAGCCTGGTGGAGACAAATGTCGTCGAAAAGAagcaaaggaagaaaaagaagactTTGGGTCTACAGGAAAGTCTTGatgacaaaaagaagaaaaagagccAGCTTACAAATGCAGTg CTGCTGAAGACTATGGATAACTCTTCTGATGTTCAGACAGCCgcagacaaaagcaaaaaacctGGTGGTGCAACTCGTGGCCAGTGCGTCTGCAAAGACTGCGGCAAAGTGTACGCTAGAAAAAACTGGCTGAGCTTGCACATGCTTGGCCACAGAAAAGCACTAATGGCCTTGCCTCAAAAAGCAAATGACGAGGCACCAAACAATGATGGGCAG ACGACACAAGAGGGTTCATCCACTGAGAATTCGAAAGGTCAAAAAGGAAAAGACGGTGGTAAAGCATCATTTCCGTGTCCCTTTTGCGATAAAGTCTTTCCACGAGCAATGCGGCTGATGGTGCACATGCAGATCCACTCGGGCGAGAAACCGTACTCCTATAGACAACGTAAAGAACAGTTTTACACTGACCCAACAAGACCCAGAGTGCCAGATACAGCCAAACAGGAG CCTGCAGTAGAAGGCAATGATGAAAAGGGGAAGGATGGAGAAAACGAAGTGACTAGGAGTCAGACTTCTGCAGTGTCGCAAGACCATGCAAGCGCTACAGAGCCTATGGAAACCGTTCAACCTCAATCAGTTTGCACTGGTAGAAAATTCAGCCTCCTTCCTCTGCAGTCATCTGGTGCTGCTACCATCCACAGCACAGCTCTTACAAGAACTGACTCAAAATCAGACAGTAATTTCAGTTTGCAGCCTAGAATTGTTCTAGATCCAGTTATAGCGGAATCCAGCCACTCTACATCATCTGAAGGGGGTGAATTTAAACCAGTAATTGTGGAAACTAGTGACATTCAGTTGCACCAAATGCCTGACTTAGAAACGAATTATGCTGCTACAGGTGGGCAGGTGAAGAGTCACCTTCCTCAAACTCCACTTGAAAATTCAAACACTTATGTCATCCAAAACCCATTGGCTGAGACGGATCATCCAGATATTGTTTGTGTTAAAGTAGGTTCAGTTCATAAATATCATGAAAATACCTCCAGCTCTGAAAAGCTGCTTGTCAGTATAGGGGACCAGCAGACCTCCGAGTCCCCAGAACTCAGAAAGTCTGAAATTTGCAAAAGGAAGGGTCAGGTAGAAAGCCGAGACTGCTCTTTGTTTGATGTGAAGCAGCACAAGGTGCGAGGTGATCCAGAACTTGTGGAAATGGATATACAATCACAGCAGTCAGGAAGCCAAATTCATACCCATGAGAAGTCAAGGTTTCTTGATATTGTAACAACTAAAAATATTCCACCCCACTCTGAATATCTAAAACGTGGTACAGATCAAACCTGTATTTCTGTTAGAAGGTCCACTGATATAGCTCTAACAACAGTTCCAGAATTTGTCTTAACTGAATCAAGTTCCAGTGCCATACATCAAGTGTCTCGTACCGAGTCAGGCTATATGATCCTCTCAGATgttagtgatgatgatgatgatgatgatgatgagtgggCAATTGTGTCCAATAACCCTgatgagaagaaagaaaagaaagctttGAAAATCTCTACCCCGCTTCCTGAGGGGTTGGCTGACGCAGGATCCGTCCCTAGCTCCTCTCATAAAGCTAGTGACTCTGACTCAGATGTTGCGTTTATGTTAGAAAAGACTGGCGAACAAAATTTCCCTGATGGTACACTCACTAACAGAGATGAGATGGCAGCCACTTCTGTCCAACAAACAAACGAGCCAAGTTCCACAGGGCAGAAGAGGTGGTTTACATGTTTGGCATGTGGTTTAACATTTGCTGGTGAGGCGTCCTTGACACAGCACATGAAGGTGCACTCTGTGTCTGCGGGGACCTACCAGAAGTCAAACGCCTTCAAGTCACTCAAGAAGAGGGTCAAGAACAATGAAACAAAGATTAAACAACAGGTTGTCCAAGTTCAG ACATCAGAAGTATGTAGTGCTGATTCAACAGACAACTCTGAAATCTCAGGAAAAAGCGACTCAACACTGATAAATGTCAATACAGCTAAGTTATCTGGAAGTTGCCCAGACATTGGTGCAACCAGTCAAAGTTCCAGGGCGGCCTCAAAGACAGTTGACAGAAAatcaaagaaaggaaaaagaattcTGCGCTGTTATTATTGTGGGAAAGCTTGCGAAAAAATAGAACTGCATCTCATGCATGATCACCCAAAGGAACCTAAGGTGATAGAAGCTTTGCATTTTAGCAACACCTTAGAAGAAAGGAAGAGATTATTGAGTCTTCTTTGCagtagcaaaaaaaagaaacattattaCACTACTAGGAACAAAAAGGAGGAAGACCTTGTTCATTGTATCTTTTGTCAGGGGTATTATCAACGAAATCAGTTTTGGAAACATGCTTTGATATGTGAGCAGAAACAACCAAAAGAGTTCATTGTAACTGAACCTGGCAGCAGTACAGAACTTCCCAACACTAGCCTAAGATCATGGCCCAGCTTAGCACAGAAAACCTTTGATCCAGAATCTGGGAACCTCATCAGTACTGTAAAACAGGCCACTCCAGAGTCTGTGAATCGTTCTTTACCTAAAGCTGAacaccacactacacattatGTATATTCCGTTTCTCCTGTTTCAGAAACTGGCAGTACTGAGGTAAACGCTATCCCTGATCACGGATCAGAGAGCTTGTCCATTTTATACACTGGTAACAGCTCAGCAATGATGACTCTTGATTCAGAATGTTCTGAACCACTCATTCTAGACTCACTCCACAATGCACTGGAGTTTCAGGAGTCTTGCCCCTGCACAGTACAGGAAACTCCCCCACTTGGAACCAAGGGCATTTCAGAAAAAGTACACCAGTCCACTTTGGAACCTGAAAATGGACTCGATACCGTTCTACCAACCCATACCCCAGTTTTAAGCAGTTCTTACCTCCTAGACACTGGGAGCACCAATCTACAACAAAACACTGATCAAGATTGCCAGAGTTCCTCGAAGCACACATTAGATTGCAGCGGAAAACATGTTACGCCTCAAGAATCAGTGAGCCGTTCGCATACTGTCAAATCAGACTGGACTATCATACCAACAGCTGTAAGTGTGGACTTGGAGCAAAATCTTGGCTCTGCTACAGAACCAGAGAGAACCGCCATAACAATGCCAGAACTTGCATCGGAGACGGCTGCCAGAAATAATCCTCATTCAGAATCAATCAATTGTCTAGTTGCAAACTTTTTTAGCAGTGATGCACAGAAAAATGCTAACCCAGAAACAGGAGACATTTCCTTTCAAGTTTTTGGAAATGATGAACATAGAGCCCCTGACATAGAATCACATTATCTTCTAATTCCAAATCATATTcctagagaaaaaaaacaaaccaccgGTCCAGAAATATACAGTGCAGCAACAAAGCAGTTTGATTCTGAAGGTCACATCAGAGATGACACAGAAGAGGGTGGTAAATGTACTGGTCAAGACAGTGATTTGAAACCTCTTGGCTTAAATTCCACCACAACAGTAAAGTGGAAATGGGACAGTCCGAGCAGGGATACAAAGAGAAGACGACAAAGTGACCACTTACAG CAGACATCaacagaagagagaaaaacatcACCAGTCACTTCCCAAGCTCCTGAGATGAAGCGCTGTTTacaaatatctgatgtctggaACAGTTTGAAAAAGAGCAAAGGAAAAGCTAAattaaaactgaagaaaaagcaTTACTGCTTATATTGTAAGAAACCTTCCCTCCGAATGACACAGCATCTCCTATCAGCACATGCTAGAGAACCAGAGGTGGCAAAGGCCCTTAGTTATGACAAGAAGGCAAAGGAAAGGAAACAGTTGCTGGATCTTCTGCAGAGCAAAGGAAACCTCTTACACAAAGATATGGGTAGGAGTATACCTTTAAGTGAAGCTCTACTACCAACTAATCAAGCAAGTTCTCCTAATTCAAATAGGTCCTGTACTTCCAAACAGGAAACTCCTAATCCTGAATCTGTTAGCACCCCTGTATCAGACACTCGTCACTGTACAACACAGCTTTACGCTGACCCAGAATCTACAGGTTCTCCCTGTCAAGACTTGGGGTTAGTTGGTGAACAACTACTTGCTGATCTTGAATCGCAAAGTGATCTCGCTCCAGACATCAGCATGGTCAGACACGACCATGTGCACAACAATCCAACCTGCAGCTCTCCAGCCTACGATCAGACTGAAACAAGCAAGAGTGAGCACAAGAAAACTGACGCTGAGCAAAGCAGCCAGAACGGACACACGCTAGAGAATAGGAGGAGAAGTTCTCGTATTCAAGCTCGG CCAATGAGGGTGAAGGACAACTCTTCAGATAAAGTGGCGAGAAGGGCACGGAGCTCAAAACTGCACGTTTGTCAGCACTGCAGCGCTACCTTCTGCAGTTCCTACAACCTTCGCAGACATGAATACACTCACACGG ATGAAAGGCCTTACTGGTGCAGCCAGTGTAATATAGGCTTCATTCAGAAATATCGCTATCGTAACCACAGAATAACCCACCACG GAGAGAGACAGTCATGCAAGTACAAGAATCCATCAAAAAGGTGCAAAATACGATCTCACAGTGGAGAGAAGCCAGTGGAGAATGAGCTTCATCAACAG TTAGACGATAGCACTGCAGCTACATCTGAGCTTTCCAGCAATGCTGAAGAAAGACCAGACTTGACAGATAAAG ACACAGGAAGTTTGAGGATGGTCCACGATGAATAA